The following proteins are co-located in the Tardibacter chloracetimidivorans genome:
- a CDS encoding response regulator, whose protein sequence is MLMIDRDEGLWHPKILLAEDDTAVRRSLQLLLLGQNLDVRSYATSSELIADETNRDALCLISDYRMPGLDGISLLRQMRFLGWGGRAALITAYRSPKLEAEAALTGYELIIDKPVRGQHLLDTVSRLTARPTIESGEG, encoded by the coding sequence ATGTTGATGATCGATCGGGATGAAGGGCTCTGGCATCCAAAGATCCTGTTGGCGGAGGATGACACGGCCGTCCGGCGTTCCCTCCAGCTCCTGCTGCTGGGCCAAAATCTGGATGTCCGCTCCTATGCGACCAGCTCGGAGCTTATCGCCGATGAGACCAACCGCGACGCGCTTTGCCTCATTTCCGACTATCGGATGCCCGGGCTGGACGGCATTTCCCTGCTCCGTCAGATGCGGTTTCTCGGTTGGGGCGGGCGGGCGGCCCTGATCACCGCCTATCGCTCCCCCAAGCTTGAGGCAGAGGCGGCTTTGACCGGCTATGAACTGATCATCGACAAGCCTGTCCGGGGACAGCACCTTCTGGATACTGTTTCTCGATTGACGGCCCGACCGACGATCGAGTCCGGAGAGGGCTGA
- the fixJ gene encoding response regulator FixJ has protein sequence MSGKGIVHLVDDEESLRRSTSFVLKTSGYGVVTYESGPAFLQQVAHAEPGCVLLDVRMPELDGLEVQRALHERGVAMPVIVFTGHGDISIAVQAMKQGAVDFIEKPFEKATLLGSLESAFDRLRDRHRQAAAASEASVRIAALTGRERDVLAGLTRGHPNKTIAYDLGISPRTVEVHRANLMQKLEVRSLSDALRIAFAAGLADDDPSV, from the coding sequence ATGAGCGGTAAGGGGATCGTGCATCTGGTGGACGATGAGGAATCGCTGCGCCGATCGACGAGCTTTGTTCTCAAGACTTCGGGATACGGCGTCGTCACCTATGAATCCGGCCCGGCCTTCCTGCAGCAGGTCGCGCATGCCGAGCCGGGCTGCGTTCTTCTGGACGTGCGCATGCCGGAGCTTGACGGCCTTGAGGTGCAGCGTGCGCTGCATGAACGTGGCGTCGCGATGCCGGTCATCGTCTTCACCGGCCATGGCGATATCTCGATCGCCGTCCAGGCGATGAAGCAGGGGGCGGTGGATTTCATCGAAAAGCCTTTCGAGAAGGCGACGTTGCTCGGGAGCCTTGAATCGGCGTTCGATCGGTTGCGCGACAGGCACAGGCAGGCCGCCGCGGCGTCCGAGGCGTCGGTGCGTATCGCTGCGCTGACCGGCCGTGAACGCGATGTGCTTGCCGGGCTGACGCGGGGGCATCCCAACAAGACGATCGCCTATGACCTGGGCATTTCGCCTCGCACCGTGGAAGTGCACCGGGCCAATCTGATGCAGAAGCTTGAGGTGCGCAGCCTGTCCGATGCGCTGCGTATCGCCTTTGCCGCAGGCCTTGCGGACGACGATCCATCTGTATGA